A segment of the Necator americanus strain Aroian chromosome IV, whole genome shotgun sequence genome:
CATTAGGTCAAATTTTCTATGCTGTATTCTAGCGTAATGTAAGTTGAAACCACCAGTTCTTTCACTAGTTGGTCTGAAGCACCAGTACTTGCTGGGATTTCATCCtagttgctgtaaaaaacggcccggatgatgcggctttgagcgttccgatgcgttattttctactacGAGTTCTATTGaaacgcgccagccttgtgcacgcgccgcatcttccgagcttttttacggcaattaggaagaaatggacggaatcaccttcttccccacaatctacgaccccatataggcataacccacctgaaacccgtaccacaccagattcgtgggatgatggcTTTAATCACCGTATAGGTCTCCGATAAGAGGATCGATGTTAACGACGCATATTTCATCGTAAATAGTTGAACTTTTTCGTTGAAAGGAATGGAAACAAATtgacgaagaaagaaagaagttacTCTGACAGCAGTCTAATCTTTCTTTGGCTGTTTTTAATGGTTGCATATCTTTCTACTGCTGTGCCCAATTTCGACtctccttgaatcttggcatgttgaatgcGTAGCTTCTTTTTATTGATGATGCTTGAGTTGTAGAAAAGATTGAACTTTCTTTATTAACGAACAGGCTACGTTTCAATCAAATTAGAAGTTTTTACTGATGATTTCAGTAAATGAGAGTGACTTTGCATCAGATTGTAATTGTAATAGACTGGTCGAATCAGGCGGATTGCATACGGTTTCGgtgaaaacgacctgaaagATGATGAGTTTCCTGAAGTTTCTATATGACTTTAATGTTAATGTAatgtattatttttcttagttttgtgGAATGCGCATCTCTTGTACTCCCAGTCAGGATCAAATACATATGTGAGATGCGCATCAGCACttaccatttaaaaaaaaaaagttttctcccGAAGGATGGTATCTAGATGTGCACTTCAGGTTCAGAACTCCAGATAATTTtgatatgtttattttttttctgagttttcaaagttttgcCGCCTCGATTTTCTAAGCATTCTTCCGCTGATCTCTGCTAGAAATACTGCACTAGTACCATATGAAATATTTAACAGAGTCAGACTATTCGCATTTTTATCGCATACGGTGGCTGCAGGGGATGTGAGAAATTCTGTTCAACTCAGTTCCGCGGTAAGAAATTTCCCTTAGTGTCATCGTAATACCAATTATGGAGAAGGaaaatgtttctgtttctctcAACAGGACCATGACTATAGAGCTAGAATCCCTTAGATGTCTTAGTAGACTTTGGAATTGTTTTCCGAATTCTTTTTTATACGGTATAGCGACAGCAAATAAAACATTAGGAgcagagaaaatagaaatgaaaggacACGCTAAGAAAATCCGTAACCGTACCAATCCTAGGctagtttctttttatcaTTCTTAAATACGAACACGATTTAGTTTGCTACGACGTATGATTGCGAATTAACTTTTTCACAAATAGGACATAAAAACAGTAACAGAAAATTACTTAAACAGCCTGTGTTTCCGTTCACCTTCGAATTGTTCGAGTAGGCGATGGTTATGCTTATGAGTGTCATTGGAAGAACTTTTTCGAATAGTTTTGCCTTTGGGAAATAGAggagaaaataacaaattattaGTTCGGGAATTCTTATTTGAGCAACTCGACCTTCGGATCGGTGGTTCTACTCTGGAAATATTTGCTAGGAACACTTGTTTTCCTCGCAGAATTCCCGCATTCGCAGTGAATGCAATGTCCGGACAATCCTTACTGTCTATGTACTTCATTCAGTTCAATCACTTTGCCTTTGGCTCCACACTTCTCGATAGTCTCCTTCGGCTCCAGGTTTTCCCACTGTTTGATTGATCTATATCTCCTTTAAAGAATTTGATTACTTTTCGTGTTCAACTGTTGTCGATAAAAAAGACTACTTTACCGAAATTTCACTTACATAAACGCAGCGCTCTTCATCTTCAACCCTTTTTGCAAGACGAAACTCCAGATAATTTGTCTTATTTGTGCGAAGACGAATAGCGCTGCATCGTTCTTTCCACTGAACTTTTGCTAATGATGACCGCATGTCCCTTCTCATATCCAAGGCCCTGAAGTGTAAGTCAGAGCAAGCGAAAACTGATGCGTTGCAAAGAAGTGGAAGCAATTCTTGAAGTTTTCCCTTCATTGATCTCTTTGATTCTGTAGCATTCTCAGATTGTTCGGTTCTTCTGGCTCAGGAATGGGGCGAGGTGTTTATTTCGCAATCTAATTACATATAGTTAAAGCAGCTCCAATATTAGTTGGAAAAAGATTCCCTATGTTCTCCGCTGTGGCTGGAATCgaatcgatcggaagttcgaatccactctagtgcaaaccaagcctttcatcccttcgaagtcaataaattggtatcagacttgtctgggaggttaaaaatactgacttaaTACATCGACTAGCCCTCACAAGTCATTATAGAGGCTAGTTATGCGTTGGttagcctcaaacgattctgaattgatgtgaacgtggtggcggatcccaagcggattgattaacgctaggcactttatcctttatcctttatgatcACCTAGATTCTGGTAGGAACACGCCTACAGTTACTGCCTCCCTCAACGTTTATTGCTGTGTTTATCGGTGCGTGGTTATGACTGAGGAATGAGAGTCAGCAGTACAACAAGTCATATGATCCTCAACCATTCTCTTACACTTTCATATCCGAACTGTGATGATGATGAGAAAAGAATCTGTGGATCTACCAATTGCAAATGTCAAACAACAGTTGCTGTATAATTTATCACCGTCTCGTGCATGTAACCGATGGTGGTGCCGCACGTGTATGTTTTATAAGCTGGCAGGGATGATTCACGTTAGCCGATGCCTGTGAAAGTGTTGAGATCTGCACAGCAAATGAGGTCTAGTCTAATTTAGTTGAAGAGAGCAGCTGTATAGGCTCACGAAATTCCTAcctcttatgttttttttttctcgccttttctttcttctacggCATTCCATTCCAGCCATTTTAgtattaatgttttttttaatagatcaAATAGGGACGCAACCGTATCATATAAGTCTAAGTTATATAAACCGTTAAATATCTAGTAGTCGTAGTTAATTGATCTAATTATGAATGTAATAAGTATTAAATTATCTTAATTCTCCTCGACATGTATTACTAAGAAGTTCATtactaaaaaagaacaaatagatAGCAGAATTGAAGCTACACCTTCCGATACACCATGACAAGTATCCCATTCATCCCATTCAAAAACATAAATCGAACAAAAACTGAATTCTTGTTTGAGTGTTGAGATTTTTGAAACGTCGAGTGCAATGTGGATTCGAAATATCTGTCACTAAAAGAAGACAACTATTCGAATATTTGAGAGGGATACAGAACTCGTGAGCTAAGGGgtttagaaaaattgaaggctcaaagaaagtgaagaaaattaattcttaattAGGTGATTAATTTATAAAGAAGACAAAATCGTTCTttgttgatttgcttgagctgtggccaagattggtattgatatttattgtgTTGTGTTTCATTTGACTTATGATCAAGTAACTCATTAAATGGACAAACGATGAATATCGATTGAATGCAGAAGTAAATGATAAAGAACTTGGCATATTTCTTACGACTTTATGcggatttttccttctttctgtgTGTAATATATAATTGTAGAAGAATAGGTGTGCTTTTacccaaaaattttcattattactCTGAGTAGACTGGTGACCTGACATAGGAAAATCTTCCGGATTTGCAAACTGTTCCTTCGCACAGTTACAAAAAGCGAGCCATTTCACTCTAGGTCATACCCCTACCGCCTGACCACATCATTGGgtgatttaaaaatttttcacgtAATAATTCAAAATCCTACActaaggataaagtcactggcgtatcagtccactcgggatgcgccaacgcattttactggaattcgtaatcgccgaggttttggaacacgttttggcccatacaatgacttgcgggaggcAGCTGATAATCatgacagtgtttttatcctcccaaacaagtctggtaccaatttatcgactccggagagatgaaggaCTTGGTTTGTACGAGGggggtttcgaaccctcgaatGTGTATCTGCAACGgacttctaaccgactgaACCACATCTGCGCCAATTCTACTCTTAGTAAAtcaaaatcctaatattttaGTTGTTAGGCTTTGCGATTAATGTTCCAAGGCAGGTGCGTAGGATTGAAGCACGCTCACGGGTACTTCGTGTTTCTAAAATAAGCGATATTACGGTCTCCATTTAAAAACGTAATGGGGAAATCATGAAATTGTTGATGTTGTTTCAGCACGAGCAGACCCCAGGTGAAGGTGAAGTTCACGGGTATGAGAGCTATCGCGCTCAATTCCCAGAAGTAATCCAGAAGAATACGTGAGAAACAGTCTTGAGCGATCTTTCCAACGATGCCGCTTAATACGTAGATGGGACGATGGGGATCCGAAATGGATTCGCGATAGTGTAGTGTGGTTGCGGGAGCTTCTGTTGCCTATTCGAGTTGTTTCAGCTGGAGTGCGGATGATCAAAGGTGCTCGAATTTTATTGCGCAATAATTTGCATAATTGAGGAGACGAAAACCTGCACGGATACCATGCATGAgtcttttctggattccttGGGAGAATTCCGCGTAATTTTCGTCACATTCATGAACTACAACTATCTCTATATGTAATTGTGGACAGGTTCtaacagtgaagaaaaaatcttatgatgatacgctgcttttgaaataaaagaaagtaaaattatttttctttctcttcttgccTGGAAAAATGGATAGTTTTGGCAGAAACACGCCTCCATTCCCATTTAGTTGACGACTTGTTAATTTTCTATAGATTATACATAGTTATACATTGTTAATTTCACAACTATTTCTTCTACAGTAAATTACTGCTTGATTTGTGCTATTTATTGTCAgaaactatttattttcagtttagttttattttctaagaGTTTCCGCTTTATATTTGAGTCACACCATatgtcttattttttcttgatttacaCCTCGGACGGTCTCTCACAAAACGTCAATCAAATAGCGATTCGATACCGGACACACAGCACATCTAATAAATTCGACCAACTGTTCACGTTTCTTTGGTATATCTGCGGGTGTTCGGCTCTGAGACGCTACAATACTTTCAGTCTCGGCTAAGTATTCTATGTCCGCTTTGATTTCAGAAATCATAAACTTGATTCAAATTGTTCCTCTTCAATTCTTAATTCACATTTCCGAAAATTACCTTTCccgattggaaaaaaatgtttgaattttgttctagaagaaaatgtgGTCGCTTCATGCGAttgtttctcttcaattttgaatccaaattttcaaaacttaccTTCCTCCTTAAATGAATgtattttaattgaatttagTTCTAGCAGAAAATGTGGTTTTTCTTCATACTGTTACTGATCGGTCATGTTGGGATACAAGCAATGCCGACGGGTGAGTTGggattttataattttagcGTCTCTGATGAAATCTTCATCGTTTAACTAGCTATCGTATCCCATGTACATTCATGTCACCTGGCTATCCGCATGGGAATTTCCCAATGATTTCCCAAGGAGAAATGGTCGGTATATGACCACGTTCTTCTTTTGCCTGAAATCAAAGATTGCCCTGTTGTCTAAAACTCCATGTTAAGGAGTAAGTTTAAGCAGAGATGTGGAATTCGagacaaaaatgagaaaagattCGTAAAGAATGATCCTTTGGTTTGTTTGTTCGTCCGAATTGACTCGCTAAGAATTAAGCCTATATATTAAGGAACTATTTTTGTTATCAATCACATTTCAAAGAACAGTATTTCCGCTTGTGTTCGTTTTCACAGCCATTTGTCAGCACTGCTGCAAAAATCTCATACAGTGTCAGCTCCGGTGAACAGGTCATAATCTAACGTTGTTACGCAACTCCACATCCTTCTCTTCCAGGTAAAGATCCTACGTAATAAATGAATCCTCTGTCTTCGATAGTGTTTTCTGCGCGAATAACTTTTAAGAAATGTCGTAATGTGTGGTTCGTAATGATTTAATGGGTTGTATTAAGCTTTTTGTTCACCACCTGTTTGCCACCTGAGTTCCATTAGGAATCGTCTTTTGTCGCTTTCATATGCTCACTTCTCGCCGTGTCTCGGCTAAGAGAACTGCGTAAACCATTTAAATTAGTTTAGTTATTGCGTTGTAATATTTTGCATTACGACCCTTCAGTGAGTGGGTATTTAAGAGAAAGgacaataaatgaaatgaagataaGCTGCGGGGCATGTGAGATGAATAACGTTCGGTTTGTCTCGGACAGGCACCCGGTCAAAAAACGAACCAGATCTGCTTCCaatatcaatttttcaatttcaaagaagattAATGAGATACTCACAACCTTCTAAATCTGAGCAGACAAAAACTCAAGTGAAAGTGTAATGCCGTATCATGAGCGCCGgtattctttcacttttctgcACTACGTGCCTGTGCATTTAATAACGCGCAGCCAATAATAAATTTCCCCTTACTAACTcacgatgagttctgttacctggggtGTATGCTGAAGACAAACGGCTgttacgagaaagatattcagcagaGATAGGTTAGAGCTACACTCAAATCCATAACGAAATGGCTCTGGTCGATccccatcgccaacgaagtcaagctgcgaatATACCTGTCTGGAATTCACCTCATCATGATGTATCGATGACTTGAGCAGCACCCCCTACATTGATGGAGAAGATTAATTTTTTGCAACGTAAGCTGTTTAGATAGCTGATTGGCTACTTTTAGCTCTACTCAAGGGTGTACCACAGTGAAGATGTTTACGCGGAAATCGATGCGCTGTACCGGtagatgacacgtggaagatatcaacatcttgcaccgccattgAAAGTGgccgcagaaaaaaatcgtcttcgcttctctgGTCATGTAGCAAacagcagatcgccttgttcaacgagttttgaggagtttgtcggatcCAAGCTGGAAGTGACCGCCTTGCCGGAAAGCTCTCGCAGAGAAAGTTGGGCAGAGttatgcttaaaggcatcaccccacgaatttggagtgggatgggtttcagatgggttatgcctatacggggtcgtagattatggggaggagggtgattccattcatttcttattaattGCCCTAGAAAACGGTCGGAAGTTGCGGTTTCGAGCGCTCCGCCGCGCTATTCTCTACAATAAGTTCTACTGGAACGCAGCCGTCATCCGCACCTCCCGGGGTtattttcacggcaattatgaagagGTGGACGGAGTCATCCTCCTCCCCAaaatttacgaccccgtataggcataacccacctgaaacccacaccaccccagattcctgaGGTGATGTGGAACTTAAAGAGTATATTTCTTAGAAGAATACTCTTTAAGGATGACACACGTCGGCGATGATGCGTGTCAGGCGATaatatcagcccgccgattaagtcaagtaagtcatcaCACTAACTCTAAAGCTGTCACTAATAGTTATTGAAATGATCGTATTTGAACATTCAAGAGAAGGTATCATTTTCTCATACTATGGCTTCATGTCATTATCAAAATCAGTCGATTTTCATTGATAACTTCTCTCGATTTGAATCAAGTTTTTTGATTAGCTGCTTCTTAGAAGGATAGTCAGCCAGATGCTTCAAGTACATTTTGTCTCTGAACGAAACAATTCCTCTCCTTTTTCGACCGTTGGAAGCATAGATCGTAAAGTCGTTGTACCAATACGTCAGTTTTATGCTAAACTGTTTGGATCGAGGCCAACTAGGGATACGCAGCGTCAAATATGTACAGACGCCAAATTTGGCACGGATAACTAATCTGAGTAGTACAAAGTGCCATTATCAGCGGAAAATACGTGGAAGTTCgttttaatagtaataataataataataataataaaataataaatataagaaatatcaTAATTTCACCTTATTtctctaacatttttttaaaaataaaaataaaaaaatgggcaatttcttttcatttctttgcaaCGTCGACGTCTATTCTCCTTCACCTTTCTATCCTTCGAGGTCGAAAGTGTGTGTTTGCCTAGAtagattgtttttcttcttttcgaataACGTCTTAAGTCCTTGAGAATTTAACTAAAGTTAACTGCGTCTTGTGATCTCTCGAGATGTTTTCATACAAAATTTGCTATAACCGGTCAATGTAATGCTTGTAATACGAGTGGCTCTCAAGCAATAAAATGCTAGTTTCATGAAAGAGACTGAATCTATGGTtgcatttgaaaaatgttctttaaaaaagtggGCTAAAAATGACTTGTTCAAACGATCCTCTACATTTCcagttctatatttttctacattttaccttttattAGATCTTTATATCGATGGCCATTAATAAGCGCATTTAGCATGTCCGCAGAGAGCGTAACTGgaactaataaaaatatcacGTGAGTTTTGCTACTCTATTATGAACAGCGTCGATCGggaattatttcaatttgCATTTGAATGCTCGGTTTATATTTGACTTGTCCAGAGCAAAGTACGTATGTTTTGTACGAAACTCGAatgtaaaaaagtgaattctCTCCGAAAATTCTTTACGTAATTCACTCTTAAAATGATGGGCGTAAAAATTAAGTTTGAATTAATCAGGTTTTTATATACTTATTCAGAACCTCCCCTCACAGCAACAAAAGAAGAGCTGCATTGGTTCAAACAAGTAAGTCCgaactttttttgcagatacAAATAGTGAAGAGTAAAAAGCTAATGCAAGGCGCAAAAGAGAATAGAGGAAAATTTCTTACGTTATCagcgttgagaaaaaaaaatcacgagaaATGTTTTCTACCTTCATTACTCTTTGTTACTGTTTTTACGCAAATTGTATCGATAAGTTTTTCaagtaagaaaacaaaaaaaagcaaaggattctctgcatgttttttttttctctgaagatGAGACGAACTTTCAGATAATAAACGTGATTCGAAACAATACGTTGACGAAACAGCAGAAGATGGAAATGATAAGGGCAATGCCAAGTAATCAAACATCAGCGGAAAAGGTTGGAATACCATTATTTCTCAACCTACATAAATGAATATACATGGAGGTAAACTTCTCTATAGGATAACGATATGGAAGATATATCGAAAACTATTGACCTCTTCCAATGGTTTTCGGTAGAAAAGCAGAACACTACTGAGTCGGtaagagcaatttttttctattaagtTTTTGCGAATTCGTTGAAATCAGGCACGAATGATGTAGCCGTCCGTGTCGCCTAGTTCATCTCAGAATATGAAGAAAGTgttatgttttcatttttttttactgcctCACCCCTAACACTTTCCTGCAGCGTGTGAATGTAGCAGTATAAACCTTCGGGTTTGTTCTACTATATATAGGGTAAGAGAATTTAAGTTCAACAATCTTGCTTTTTCCCATTCTTTTCACACTTTGCCGATTCTGTCGGCATGAACTCGTACTCTTCTGTACAGCAGAAATTCATTTCGATAAcctctaaaatttcaaaagatagTGTCGTCTGTGAATTCCACAGAAACACCTGGAGTgactcaaatttttgcaaccaCCGCATGTGATAAAACCTCATTGAACGTAACTTTCCTTTCTTCGGTGATTGTGATTCACGTCTCCCTTCGTTTCTTCCAGAGGTTTTTCATGCTTGGAGAGGAACGGAGAAACACAACGGTAACAAATTGATAGAATTAGgctttttacgttttttttttttaagaacacCTTCTTAGTTCTTCAGACGTTTGAAAAACTTGCACcgtcacagttttctttttccatcgcttcagaaaaaaaatactggagAATAAGGGTAGAACAGTCACCAAAACTGACACGATTAGTTGTGCTGAAGGCTGTTATCAGAATGTCAATCATAACAATTGCACAGCTATGGCTTTTGGTGTCTTTTAAAggtatcatcccacgaatctgaggtggtgcagatttcaggtggaatattcttgTAAGGGATAGCagatcatggagaggagggtgattccgtccatttcttcctaattgccgtaaaaaacagcccagaagatgcggcgcgtgcacaaggctggcgcgctccaatcgaactcgttgtagaaaatagcgcgccggaacgctcgaagccgtatctttcgagcggtttttttacggcaattaggaagaaatggacggaatcaacccccttccataatctactatcccgtata
Coding sequences within it:
- a CDS encoding hypothetical protein (NECATOR_CHRIV.G16904.T2), producing MPTEPPLTATKEELHWFKQIINVIRNNTLTKQQKMEMIRAMPSNQTSAEKDNDMEDISKTIDLFQWFSVEKQNTTESVKNIFEKLAEMMFETDFLSKTSTEQAEDLQSMSKLGEKLTGSDANVLLDLLNRFEKKIDELGLDSTPFLKTAK
- a CDS encoding hypothetical protein (NECATOR_CHRIV.G16904.T1) yields the protein MWFFFILLLIGHVGIQAMPTEPPLTATKEELHWFKQIINVIRNNTLTKQQKMEMIRAMPSNQTSAEKDNDMEDISKTIDLFQWFSVEKQNTTESVKNIFEKLAEMMFETDFLSKTSTEQAEDLQSMSKLGEKLTGSDANVLLDLLNRFEKKIDELGLDSTPFLKTAK